Proteins encoded in a region of the Schaalia hyovaginalis genome:
- the glmS gene encoding glutamine--fructose-6-phosphate transaminase (isomerizing) codes for MCGIVGHIGCRASQRSREVVMGGLARLEYRGYDSAGVALVGDEGVAVVKAVGKLVNLGDALDEAKPEDAFAGIGHTRWATHGRPTTQNAHPHTSEDGRFALVHNGIIENADALRAELRAADVAFASDTDTEVVVHLVQRAYDSADLLEWEGEAPGLEGGAARAARRLVAALRSVTARLQGTYTLLVVSSEAPGAIVAARRSSPLVVGLGEEENFLGSDVLAFVEHTSRAVEIDQDQAVLVTGRGVVVIGHDGAPVPLKEYEVDFASDRATKDGWPTFMEKEIHEQPRGVADTLADRTDALGRLALDEVRIPESLLRSIDKIIIVGCGTASYAGQVARYAIEHWCRIPVEVELSSEFRYRDPVVTEKTLVVAISQSGETMDTIQAIRHAREQGAKVVAVVNTPGSTISRESDAVLLTHAGPEIAVASTKAFTSQVTACFILGLYLAQVRGNKYSDEIADYMDKLAEAPAKIQQVLDQGETVRQFARTMVDASSVIYLGRHVGFPVALEGALKLKEICYIHAEGFAAGELKHGPIALVDEGQPVIIIVPTPRRPELHNKVLANIQEVRARGARTIVVAEDGDHSVDEFAEVVFRVPPIPTLYAPLLAVIPLQIFACELASAKGLDVDQPRNLAKSVTVE; via the coding sequence ATGTGCGGAATCGTTGGACACATCGGATGCCGGGCCTCGCAGCGTTCGCGCGAGGTCGTCATGGGCGGCCTCGCCCGTCTCGAGTACCGCGGGTACGACTCGGCGGGCGTGGCGCTCGTCGGCGACGAGGGCGTGGCGGTCGTCAAGGCCGTCGGCAAACTCGTCAATCTCGGGGACGCCCTCGACGAGGCGAAGCCGGAGGACGCCTTCGCGGGCATCGGGCACACCCGTTGGGCGACGCACGGCCGTCCGACGACGCAGAACGCCCACCCGCATACGAGCGAGGACGGCCGTTTCGCCCTCGTCCACAACGGGATCATCGAGAACGCCGACGCCCTGCGCGCCGAACTGCGCGCGGCCGACGTGGCTTTCGCCTCCGACACCGACACCGAAGTCGTCGTCCACCTGGTCCAGCGCGCCTACGACTCGGCCGACCTCCTCGAATGGGAGGGCGAGGCCCCCGGTCTCGAGGGCGGGGCCGCCCGTGCGGCACGGCGCCTCGTCGCCGCACTGCGCTCGGTGACCGCGCGCCTCCAGGGCACCTACACGCTCCTCGTCGTCAGCTCCGAGGCTCCGGGCGCGATCGTCGCCGCCCGCCGCTCCTCCCCGCTGGTCGTGGGCCTGGGCGAGGAGGAGAACTTCCTCGGCTCGGACGTCCTCGCCTTCGTCGAGCACACCTCGCGCGCGGTCGAGATCGACCAGGACCAGGCGGTCCTGGTCACCGGCAGGGGCGTCGTCGTCATCGGGCACGACGGCGCGCCCGTCCCGCTCAAGGAGTACGAGGTCGACTTCGCCTCCGATCGGGCGACGAAGGACGGCTGGCCGACCTTCATGGAGAAGGAGATCCACGAGCAGCCGCGCGGCGTCGCCGACACCCTCGCCGACCGCACGGACGCGCTCGGACGGCTCGCCCTCGACGAGGTCCGCATCCCCGAGTCCCTTCTGCGCAGCATCGACAAGATCATCATCGTCGGCTGCGGAACGGCCTCCTACGCGGGCCAGGTTGCGCGCTACGCGATCGAGCACTGGTGCCGCATTCCCGTCGAGGTCGAGCTCTCCAGCGAATTCCGCTACCGCGACCCGGTCGTCACCGAGAAGACCCTCGTCGTCGCGATCTCCCAGTCGGGTGAGACGATGGACACGATCCAGGCGATCCGCCACGCCCGGGAGCAGGGGGCGAAGGTCGTCGCCGTCGTCAACACTCCCGGTTCGACGATCTCGCGCGAGTCCGACGCGGTCCTGCTCACCCATGCCGGCCCCGAGATCGCGGTCGCGTCCACGAAGGCCTTCACCTCCCAGGTCACGGCCTGCTTCATCCTCGGCCTTTACCTCGCGCAGGTCCGCGGAAACAAGTACTCCGACGAGATCGCCGACTACATGGACAAGCTCGCCGAAGCGCCGGCGAAGATCCAGCAGGTCCTCGACCAGGGCGAGACGGTCCGCCAGTTCGCCCGGACGATGGTGGATGCGAGCTCGGTGATCTACCTCGGACGGCACGTCGGATTCCCGGTCGCCCTCGAGGGCGCGCTCAAGCTCAAGGAGATCTGCTACATCCACGCAGAGGGCTTCGCGGCCGGCGAACTCAAGCACGGGCCGATCGCCCTCGTCGACGAGGGCCAGCCGGTGATCATCATCGTGCCGACCCCGCGCCGCCCCGAGCTGCACAACAAGGTCCTCGCGAACATCCAGGAGGTCCGCGCCCGCGGTGCGCGCACGATCGTGGTCGCCGAGGACGGGGATCATTCGGTCGACGAGTTCGCGGAGGTCGTCTTCCGCGTCCCGCCGATCCCGACCCTGTACGCGCCGCTCCTCGCGGTCATCCCCTTGCAGATCTTCGCCTGCGAGCTGGCGAGCGCGAAGGGCCTGGACGTGGACCAGCCGCGCAACCTCGCCAAGTCCGTGACGGTCGAGTAG
- the coaA gene encoding type I pantothenate kinase, with translation MTTRPDHATGPYANYTREEWDRLADRTPLPLTQADIDRIASLGDPIDMREVDAIYRPLSALLQLYVDGRRRTAHERRSFLGDSSATDTPFVIGIAGSVAVGKSTVARLLQLLLSRWSHTPRVDLVTTDGFLYPNAVLESRGILARKGFPESYDRQALIDFLSAVKSGAPSLEVPVYSHVVYDIVEGETLSVRSPDILIVEGLNVLQPPRTRPGSVSVAVSDYFDFSIYVDAEEAHIEQWYVDRFLELRRTAFSREDSFFRTYAGLTDVEAETTARMVWSAINLPNLRDNIAPTRERATMIFKKDASHRVESLLLRKD, from the coding sequence ATGACCACGCGCCCGGATCACGCAACCGGCCCCTACGCGAACTACACCCGCGAGGAATGGGACCGCCTCGCCGACCGCACTCCCCTTCCCCTCACGCAGGCGGACATCGACCGCATCGCGTCCCTCGGCGACCCGATCGATATGCGCGAAGTCGATGCGATCTACCGGCCTTTGTCGGCCCTCCTTCAGCTCTACGTCGACGGCCGTCGGCGCACCGCTCACGAGCGCCGCTCCTTCCTCGGCGATTCCTCCGCCACGGACACGCCCTTCGTCATCGGCATCGCGGGGTCGGTCGCGGTCGGCAAGTCGACCGTCGCCCGTCTCCTCCAGCTCCTCCTCAGCCGCTGGTCGCATACGCCGCGCGTCGACCTGGTGACCACGGACGGCTTCCTGTACCCGAACGCCGTCCTCGAATCCCGGGGTATCCTCGCCCGTAAAGGCTTCCCCGAGTCCTACGACCGCCAGGCGCTCATCGACTTCCTCTCCGCCGTGAAGTCGGGCGCGCCTTCGCTCGAGGTGCCCGTGTATTCGCATGTCGTGTACGACATCGTCGAGGGCGAGACCCTGTCGGTCCGATCGCCCGACATCCTCATCGTCGAGGGGCTCAACGTCTTGCAGCCGCCCCGCACCCGCCCGGGTTCGGTAAGCGTCGCGGTTTCGGACTACTTCGATTTCTCGATCTACGTCGACGCGGAAGAGGCGCATATCGAGCAGTGGTACGTGGACCGCTTCCTCGAGCTGCGCCGGACGGCGTTCTCCCGCGAGGATTCCTTCTTCCGGACCTATGCGGGCCTGACCGATGTCGAGGCGGAGACGACCGCGCGCATGGTGTGGTCGGCCATCAATCTGCCGAATCTTCGCGACAACATCGCGCCGACCCGCGAGCGCGCCACGATGATCTTCAAGAAGGACGCCTCGCACCGGGTCGAGTCGCTCCTTTTAAGGAAGGACTGA
- the glmM gene encoding phosphoglucosamine mutase: MARMFGTDGVRGLANDLLTPALAVQLGQAAARVLTRDNPSGIRSRTGRPRAIVGRDTRASGEFLDHAISAGLASSGVDVTRVGILPTPAIAHLTATQNIDLGVVISASHNPFQDNGIKFFARGGYKLDDALEDEIEALLGRVEDLPTGAGVGRVIKGETVADQNYVNHLVDSVATDLSGLRIVVDAANGAASFVGPAALRAAGAEVIVINASPDGLNINAHCGSTHPEQLQNYVVSTHADMGVAYDGDADRCLAVDAEGNLVDGDQIMGLLAVGMKEDGTLGSDTLVVTVMSNLGLILAMKEHGIRTVQTGVGDRYVLEKMLQGGYTLGGEQSGHVIDTIHATTGDGVLTSLRVAARMKRTGKSLAELASIVSRLPQTLINVKGVDKASAGTNAAVQAAVVRAEEELGETGRVLLRPSGTEPLVRVMVEAATQEQADSVAQALADVVKENLAL, translated from the coding sequence ATGGCGAGAATGTTCGGAACCGACGGCGTGCGCGGGCTCGCGAACGACCTGCTCACCCCGGCACTGGCCGTTCAACTCGGCCAGGCGGCAGCACGGGTCCTCACGCGGGACAACCCCTCGGGCATCCGCTCGCGCACCGGACGGCCGCGGGCGATCGTCGGCCGCGACACGCGCGCGAGCGGCGAGTTCCTCGACCACGCGATCAGCGCCGGCCTCGCCTCCTCGGGCGTGGACGTGACCCGCGTCGGGATCCTCCCGACGCCGGCGATCGCCCACCTCACGGCGACGCAGAACATCGATCTCGGGGTCGTCATCTCCGCCTCGCACAACCCCTTCCAGGACAACGGCATCAAGTTCTTCGCCCGCGGCGGCTACAAGCTCGACGATGCGCTCGAGGACGAGATCGAAGCCCTCCTCGGCAGGGTCGAAGACCTGCCGACCGGTGCGGGCGTCGGCCGCGTCATCAAGGGCGAGACCGTCGCCGACCAGAACTACGTCAACCACCTCGTCGATTCCGTCGCGACCGACCTGTCGGGCCTGCGCATCGTGGTCGATGCGGCGAATGGCGCGGCCTCCTTCGTGGGACCGGCCGCGCTGCGCGCCGCCGGCGCCGAGGTCATCGTCATCAACGCCTCCCCGGACGGCCTCAACATCAATGCGCACTGCGGCTCGACCCACCCCGAGCAGCTCCAGAACTATGTCGTCTCGACGCACGCGGACATGGGCGTCGCCTACGACGGGGATGCGGACCGCTGCCTCGCGGTCGATGCGGAGGGCAACCTCGTCGACGGCGATCAGATCATGGGCCTCCTCGCCGTCGGCATGAAGGAGGACGGGACGCTCGGCTCGGACACGCTCGTCGTGACCGTCATGTCGAATCTCGGTCTGATCCTCGCGATGAAGGAGCACGGCATCCGCACCGTCCAGACCGGCGTCGGCGACCGTTACGTGCTGGAGAAGATGCTTCAGGGCGGCTACACGCTCGGCGGCGAGCAATCGGGTCACGTCATCGACACGATCCATGCGACGACCGGCGACGGCGTCCTCACCTCTTTGCGGGTCGCCGCGCGGATGAAGCGCACCGGCAAGTCCCTCGCCGAGCTGGCCTCCATCGTCTCGCGCCTCCCGCAGACCCTCATCAACGTCAAGGGGGTCGACAAGGCCTCGGCCGGCACGAACGCGGCGGTGCAGGCGGCTGTCGTCCGGGCCGAAGAGGAGCTCGGCGAGACCGGTCGCGTCCTCCTGCGCCCCTCGGGCACCGAGCCGCTCGTACGCGTCATGGTCGAGGCGGCGACTCAGGAGCAGGCGGATTCGGTCGCACAGGCCCTCGCGGATGTGGTCAAGGAGAATCTGGCTCTCTGA
- the rpsI gene encoding 30S ribosomal protein S9 — MAETTEIVELDEENAPSSYTTETETAPAGAGQSITAPGAGLGRRKEAVARVRLVPGTGEWKINGRTLEDYFPNKLHQQLVKSPFVLLDLEGRFDVIARINGGGISGQAGALRLGIARALNEIDREANRPALKKAGFLTRDARVIERKKAGLKKARKAPQYSKR; from the coding sequence GTGGCTGAGACCACCGAAATCGTCGAGCTGGATGAGGAGAACGCCCCCAGCTCGTACACGACCGAGACCGAGACGGCGCCCGCCGGCGCCGGCCAGTCCATCACCGCGCCCGGCGCGGGCCTGGGCCGCCGCAAGGAGGCCGTCGCCCGCGTTCGCCTGGTTCCCGGAACCGGCGAGTGGAAGATCAACGGTCGCACCCTTGAGGATTACTTCCCGAACAAGCTCCACCAGCAGCTCGTGAAGTCGCCCTTCGTCCTTCTCGACCTCGAAGGCCGTTTCGACGTCATCGCCCGCATCAACGGCGGCGGCATCTCCGGCCAGGCCGGTGCGCTGCGCCTCGGCATCGCGCGCGCCCTCAACGAGATCGACCGCGAGGCCAACCGCCCCGCGCTCAAGAAGGCGGGCTTCCTCACCCGTGACGCCCGCGTCATCGAGCGCAAGAAGGCCGGCCTCAAGAAGGCCCGCAAGGCCCCGCAGTACTCGAAGCGCTGA
- the rplM gene encoding 50S ribosomal protein L13: MRTYSPKPGDADKKWYVIDATDVVLGRLAAQVAAILRGKHKPTFAPHMDMGDNVIIINADKVVLTGKKLEQKMAYRHSGRPGGLTATSYRDLMAKAPERAVEKAVRGMLPHNSLGRAQFKKLHVYVGAEHPHAGQSPVPYEITQVAQ, translated from the coding sequence GTGCGCACCTATTCACCCAAGCCCGGGGACGCGGACAAGAAGTGGTACGTCATCGACGCCACCGACGTCGTCCTCGGCCGCCTGGCGGCCCAGGTCGCCGCCATTCTCCGTGGGAAGCACAAGCCGACGTTCGCCCCTCACATGGACATGGGCGACAACGTCATCATCATCAATGCGGACAAGGTCGTTCTGACCGGTAAGAAGCTCGAGCAGAAGATGGCGTACCGCCACTCCGGGCGTCCCGGTGGTCTGACCGCGACCTCCTACCGCGACCTCATGGCCAAGGCGCCTGAGCGCGCGGTCGAGAAGGCCGTCCGCGGCATGCTTCCCCACAACAGCCTCGGCCGCGCGCAGTTCAAGAAGCTGCACGTCTACGTCGGCGCTGAGCACCCGCACGCCGGCCAGTCGCCGGTTCCCTACGAGATCACCCAGGTGGCCCAGTGA
- the truA gene encoding tRNA pseudouridine(38-40) synthase TruA, with protein sequence MAGDEGGAPAAQGEAKSLRVRLDLAYDGTDFHGWAAQPGLRTVQGEIESALSLVLRGPVVLTVAGRTDAGVHARHQVAHMDVPVEAWRALAPRRAQAGDGAAIGEGLVRRLNALLGQARARWARAHGLREPRGSSDAVIVSATPVSAAFDARFSALGRRYCYRLADGAPDPQRRRDVLSAPGELDTEAMNAGAAFLLGEHDFLSYCRPREGATTIRTLTRFEFTRAERIIECRVEADAFCHSMVRSLVGAALEVGRGRRAPEWMAELLAGRSRSSAAPIAPARGLSLEGVDYPPEAQWAARALRARARRDEVGGCCG encoded by the coding sequence ATCGCGGGGGACGAGGGCGGGGCTCCGGCCGCCCAGGGGGAGGCGAAGAGCCTGCGCGTCCGGCTCGACCTCGCCTATGACGGCACGGACTTCCACGGCTGGGCGGCCCAACCGGGGTTGAGGACCGTGCAGGGCGAGATCGAGTCCGCGCTCTCCCTTGTTCTTCGGGGGCCAGTCGTTTTGACGGTGGCGGGGCGCACCGACGCGGGCGTCCACGCCCGGCATCAGGTCGCGCACATGGACGTCCCGGTGGAGGCGTGGCGCGCCCTCGCGCCGCGCCGGGCTCAGGCGGGCGACGGGGCTGCGATCGGCGAGGGCCTGGTGCGAAGGCTCAACGCTCTGCTGGGGCAGGCGCGCGCCCGCTGGGCGCGCGCGCACGGCCTGCGTGAGCCTCGCGGGTCCTCGGATGCGGTGATCGTGAGCGCGACCCCGGTCAGCGCCGCCTTTGACGCGCGCTTCTCCGCCCTCGGCAGGCGCTACTGCTACCGGCTGGCCGACGGGGCGCCCGATCCTCAGCGGCGCCGCGATGTGCTGAGCGCGCCCGGGGAGCTGGACACGGAGGCGATGAACGCCGGCGCGGCCTTCCTCCTCGGGGAGCACGACTTCCTCTCCTACTGCCGCCCCCGCGAGGGCGCGACGACGATCCGGACCCTGACGCGCTTCGAGTTCACGCGCGCGGAGCGCATCATCGAATGCCGCGTGGAGGCGGACGCCTTCTGCCACTCGATGGTCCGTTCGCTCGTCGGGGCGGCCCTCGAGGTCGGGCGTGGCAGGCGCGCGCCCGAGTGGATGGCCGAGCTCCTGGCGGGCCGCAGCAGGAGCTCGGCGGCGCCGATCGCGCCCGCGCGCGGACTGAGCCTCGAGGGCGTCGACTACCCGCCCGAGGCGCAATGGGCGGCGAGGGCCCTGCGGGCGCGCGCCCGCAGGGATGAAGTAGGGGGCTGTTGCGGCTGA
- a CDS encoding ROK family protein: protein MSELMTLAIDCGGGGIKGSVLDPRGTMVAKPLRVPTPYPLPPSLLVETVVGLSERLPAADRVTMGMPGMIRHGVVIATPHYITRSGPRSKVVPELVEEWKNFDMGRAIGRALGLPTKVWNDAEVAGTGVITGTGLEMIITLGTGLGNAVFDAGALAPHVEVSQGFVRWGLTYDDYIGEHERLRLGDAHWSRRVRRIVDGLRPMYMWDRLYIGGGNSKRITAANRARLGDDVVIVPNDAGIIGGVRAWEK, encoded by the coding sequence ATGTCCGAACTCATGACCCTCGCCATCGATTGCGGCGGGGGCGGCATCAAGGGATCCGTCCTCGATCCGCGCGGGACGATGGTCGCCAAGCCCCTCAGGGTGCCGACCCCCTATCCGCTGCCGCCGTCGTTGCTCGTGGAAACCGTCGTCGGGCTCTCCGAGCGCCTGCCCGCGGCGGACCGCGTGACGATGGGCATGCCGGGAATGATCCGGCACGGCGTCGTCATCGCGACGCCCCACTACATCACGAGATCCGGCCCGCGCTCCAAGGTCGTGCCCGAACTGGTCGAGGAGTGGAAGAACTTCGACATGGGCCGGGCGATCGGCCGCGCCCTCGGCCTGCCGACGAAGGTGTGGAACGACGCGGAGGTCGCCGGCACCGGGGTGATCACGGGCACCGGACTTGAAATGATCATCACCCTGGGCACAGGGCTGGGCAACGCCGTCTTCGACGCGGGCGCCCTCGCCCCGCACGTCGAGGTCTCGCAGGGCTTCGTCCGGTGGGGCCTCACCTACGACGACTACATCGGCGAGCATGAGCGTCTCCGTCTCGGCGACGCCCACTGGTCGCGGCGGGTGCGCCGCATCGTCGACGGCCTGCGCCCGATGTACATGTGGGACCGCCTCTACATCGGGGGCGGCAACTCGAAGCGCATCACCGCCGCGAACCGGGCGAGGCTGGGCGACGACGTCGTCATCGTCCCGAATGACGCGGGGATCATCGGGGGAGTGCGCGCGTGGGAGAAGTGA
- the rplQ gene encoding 50S ribosomal protein L17: protein MPTPKKGARLGGSPAHQKLILANLATQLIEHRAITTTEAKAKLLQPYFEKLVTKAKRGDMHARRTVAKKITSKEAVYLLFDEIAPAIDSERQGGYTRLIRVGNRKGDNAPLMRVEIVLEKLEKKAVVKAAETTAAKAAEKVEEAPVEEAAEAPVEEAAVEETAEAEKAE from the coding sequence ATGCCCACTCCCAAGAAGGGCGCCCGCCTGGGCGGCAGCCCGGCGCACCAGAAGCTGATCCTCGCGAACCTCGCGACCCAGCTCATCGAGCACCGCGCGATCACCACGACCGAGGCCAAGGCCAAGCTTCTCCAGCCCTACTTCGAGAAGCTCGTCACCAAGGCCAAGCGCGGCGACATGCACGCCCGTCGCACGGTCGCCAAGAAGATCACCTCGAAGGAAGCCGTCTACCTGCTCTTCGACGAGATCGCTCCGGCGATCGACTCCGAGCGTCAGGGCGGCTACACCCGTCTGATCCGCGTCGGCAACCGCAAGGGCGACAACGCCCCTCTCATGCGCGTCGAGATCGTCCTCGAGAAGCTTGAGAAGAAGGCGGTCGTAAAGGCCGCTGAGACCACCGCCGCCAAGGCCGCGGAGAAGGTCGAGGAGGCTCCGGTCGAGGAAGCGGCTGAGGCTCCCGTCGAGGAGGCCGCCGTCGAGGAGACTGCCGAGGCCGAGAAGGCCGAGTGA
- a CDS encoding DNA-directed RNA polymerase subunit alpha produces MLIAERPILTEEKVSEFRSRFTLEPLEPGFGYTLGNSLRRTLLSSIPGAAVTSIRIDGVAHEFRTIEGVKEDVAEIILNIKQIVLSSEMDEPVVMYLRKAGPGEVLAGDIQPPAGVEIHNPELHLATLNDKGRIEIELTVERGRGYVSAAQNKDPQAELSRIPIDSIYSPVVKVTYKVEATRVEQRTDFDRLVIDVETKPAITPRDALASAGKTLVELFGLMRELNEEAEGIEVGPSTTDATLAADLALPIESLNLQSRSYNALRRRGILTVGELVAHSEADLLDIRNFGTKSIEEIKDALAALGMTLKDSVMPSFDEPDSGSIQFSDEQSI; encoded by the coding sequence GTGCTCATTGCAGAGCGACCCATCCTCACCGAGGAGAAGGTCAGCGAATTCCGCTCGCGCTTCACGCTCGAGCCCCTCGAGCCCGGATTCGGCTACACCCTGGGCAACTCCCTTCGTCGCACCCTCCTGTCGTCGATCCCCGGCGCGGCGGTCACCTCGATCCGCATCGACGGCGTCGCGCACGAGTTCCGCACGATCGAAGGCGTGAAGGAGGATGTCGCTGAGATCATCCTCAACATCAAGCAGATCGTCCTCTCCTCGGAGATGGACGAGCCTGTCGTGATGTATCTGCGCAAGGCTGGCCCCGGCGAGGTTCTCGCCGGCGACATCCAGCCCCCGGCCGGCGTGGAGATCCACAACCCGGAGCTCCACCTCGCCACCCTGAACGACAAGGGCAGGATCGAGATCGAACTGACCGTCGAGCGCGGGCGCGGCTACGTGTCCGCCGCTCAGAACAAGGACCCGCAGGCCGAGCTCTCGCGGATCCCGATCGACTCGATCTACTCGCCCGTCGTCAAGGTGACCTACAAGGTCGAGGCGACCCGTGTCGAGCAGCGCACCGACTTCGATCGCCTCGTCATCGACGTGGAGACGAAGCCGGCGATCACGCCGCGCGACGCCCTCGCTTCCGCGGGTAAGACCCTCGTCGAGCTCTTCGGCCTCATGCGCGAGCTCAACGAGGAAGCCGAAGGCATCGAGGTCGGACCGTCGACGACGGATGCGACCCTCGCCGCGGACCTCGCCCTGCCGATCGAGAGCCTCAACCTGCAGTCGCGTTCGTACAACGCCCTGCGTCGTCGCGGGATCCTCACCGTGGGCGAGCTCGTCGCCCACTCCGAGGCCGATCTTCTCGACATCCGCAACTTCGGAACGAAGTCGATCGAAGAGATCAAGGACGCGCTCGCCGCGCTCGGCATGACCCTCAAGGATTCCGTCATGCCGTCCTTCGACGAGCCGGACTCCGGATCGATCCAGTTCAGCGACGAACAGTCCATCTGA
- the rpsK gene encoding 30S ribosomal protein S11 gives MAAAKTSRSGAARKPRRKLSKNVTHGHAYIKSTFNNTIVSLTDTTGAVIAWASSGQVGFKGSRKSTPFAAQLAAEAAARRAQEHGMKKVDVFVKGPGSGRETAIRSLQAAGLEVGSIQDVTPQAHNGARPPKRRRV, from the coding sequence ATGGCAGCTGCAAAGACCTCGCGCTCCGGTGCCGCTCGCAAGCCGCGCCGCAAGCTCTCCAAGAACGTCACTCACGGTCACGCGTACATCAAGTCGACGTTCAACAACACGATCGTGTCCCTGACCGACACGACCGGTGCCGTCATCGCCTGGGCCTCCTCCGGCCAGGTCGGCTTCAAGGGCTCCCGCAAGTCCACCCCCTTCGCCGCTCAGCTCGCGGCCGAGGCGGCGGCTCGTCGCGCCCAGGAGCACGGCATGAAGAAGGTCGACGTCTTCGTCAAGGGCCCCGGCTCCGGCCGTGAGACCGCGATCCGCTCCCTCCAGGCCGCGGGCCTCGAGGTCGGCTCGATCCAGGACGTCACCCCGCAGGCTCACAACGGCGCCCGCCCCCCGAAGCGCCGCCGCGTCTGA
- the rpsM gene encoding 30S ribosomal protein S13 — protein sequence MARIAGVDLPREKRMEIALTYIYGIGRTRAAETLAATGVSPDVRVKDATEEDLVKLREYIDANFKVEGDLRREVQADIRRKIEIGSYQGLRHRRGLPVHGQRTKTNARTRKGPKRTVAGKKKAK from the coding sequence ATGGCACGTATTGCCGGTGTCGACCTCCCCCGCGAGAAGCGCATGGAGATCGCGCTCACCTACATCTACGGAATCGGCCGCACCCGCGCCGCCGAGACCCTCGCCGCCACGGGCGTCAGCCCGGACGTGCGCGTCAAGGACGCAACCGAAGAGGATCTCGTCAAGCTGCGCGAATACATCGACGCGAACTTCAAGGTCGAGGGCGACCTCCGCCGCGAAGTTCAGGCCGATATCCGCCGCAAGATTGAAATCGGCTCTTACCAGGGCCTTCGTCACCGTCGTGGCCTGCCGGTCCACGGTCAGCGCACCAAGACCAACGCGCGCACCCGCAAGGGCCCCAAGCGCACCGTCGCAGGCAAGAAGAAGGCCAAGTAA
- the rpmJ gene encoding 50S ribosomal protein L36 has product MKVKPSVKKICDKCKVIRRHGNVMVICDNPRHKQRQG; this is encoded by the coding sequence ATGAAGGTCAAGCCGAGTGTCAAGAAGATCTGTGACAAGTGCAAGGTGATCCGTCGCCACGGCAATGTCATGGTCATCTGCGACAACCCCAGGCACAAGCAGCGTCAGGGCTGA
- the infA gene encoding translation initiation factor IF-1 — protein MAKKDGVIEMEGTVIEALPNAMFRVELKNGHVVLGHIAGKMRQHYIRILPEDRVVVELSPYDLSRGRIVYRYK, from the coding sequence ATGGCGAAGAAAGACGGCGTCATCGAAATGGAGGGCACGGTCATCGAGGCCCTCCCCAACGCGATGTTCCGCGTGGAGCTGAAGAACGGCCACGTCGTTCTCGGTCACATCGCGGGGAAGATGCGACAGCACTACATCCGGATCCTCCCCGAGGACCGGGTCGTCGTCGAACTGAGCCCCTACGACCTCTCCCGAGGCCGTATCGTCTACCGCTACAAGTAA
- a CDS encoding IS6-like element IS6100 family transposase has product MTDFKWRHFQGDVILWAVRWYCRYPISYRDLEEMLAERGISVDHTTIYRWVQCYAPEMEKRLRWFWRRGFDPSWRLDETYVKVRGKWTYLYRAVDKRGDTIDFYLSPTRSAKAAKRFLGKALRGLKHWEKPATLNTDKAPSYGAAITELKREGKLDRETAHRQVKYLNNVIEADHGKLKILIKPVRGFKSIPTAYATIKGFEVMRALRKGQARPWCLQPGIRGEVRLVERAFGIGPSALTEAMGMLNHHFAAAA; this is encoded by the coding sequence ATGACGGATTTCAAGTGGCGCCATTTCCAGGGTGATGTGATCCTGTGGGCGGTGCGCTGGTATTGTCGCTATCCGATCAGCTATCGCGACCTTGAGGAAATGCTGGCGGAACGCGGCATTTCGGTCGACCATACGACGATCTATCGCTGGGTCCAGTGCTACGCCCCGGAGATGGAGAAGCGGCTGCGCTGGTTCTGGCGGCGTGGCTTTGATCCGAGCTGGCGCCTGGATGAAACCTACGTCAAGGTGCGGGGCAAGTGGACCTACCTGTACCGGGCAGTCGACAAGCGGGGCGACACGATCGATTTCTACCTGTCGCCGACCCGCAGCGCCAAGGCAGCGAAGCGGTTCCTGGGCAAGGCCCTGCGAGGCCTGAAGCACTGGGAAAAGCCTGCCACGCTCAATACCGACAAAGCGCCGAGCTATGGTGCAGCGATCACCGAATTGAAGCGCGAAGGAAAGCTGGACCGGGAGACGGCCCACCGGCAGGTGAAGTATCTCAATAACGTGATCGAGGCCGATCACGGAAAGCTCAAGATACTGATCAAGCCGGTGCGCGGTTTCAAATCGATCCCCACGGCCTATGCCACGATCAAGGGATTCGAAGTCATGCGAGCCCTGCGCAAAGGACAGGCTCGCCCCTGGTGCCTGCAGCCCGGCATCAGGGGCGAGGTGCGCCTTGTGGAGAGAGCTTTTGGCATTGGGCCCTCGGCGCTGACGGAGGCCATGGGCATGCTCAACCACCATTTCGCAGCAGCCGCCTGA